From a region of the Euwallacea similis isolate ESF13 chromosome 19, ESF131.1, whole genome shotgun sequence genome:
- the LOC136415188 gene encoding CUE domain-containing protein 2 isoform X2 produces MFGWVLFGLDLSGFELVLLSFSIDFQRNFLQFVNKKVQEKEIFVSGLFDSPLLVACAATNTPIRMSTKMIADQESTIKDSLFEFVRYHISDADLTLIDDIVLSYVIAFLEDVGSDSQFDVDGFCEMMEAYFPKFGTINQSLVCQWMFDLEEKLRKNEGGAEVKSSGLEIILPEVVSNKPKPRSHSNSESVETPKRVHKLSEMSDGGSTDSSCCDFPDEMDILQEMFPSVCAIEVKQCLAIAAGDIERATQILIDRQENGQCLSQNTTLTMQVAKQTIDDAELKNRIIERYSYIDKDTLNKLENSISPPFILNRNIVLWHPKWNPRSWSVTAIIKS; encoded by the exons ATGTTTGGTTGGGTTTTGTTTGGTTTAGATCTGAGTGGTTTTGAACTGGTTTTGCTCAGCTTCAGtattgattttcaaagaaattttctacaatttgtgaataaaaaagtacaggaaaaggaaattttcgtCTCAGGATTATTCGACAGTCCGCTTTTGGTTGCTTGTGCGGCTACGAA CACACCAATTAGAATGTCAACAAAGATGATTGCTGACCAAGAATCAACAATCAAAGACTCTCTGTTTGAGTTCGTCAGGTATCACATTTCTGATGCTGATCTCACACTTATCGACGACATTGTCCTGTCTTATGTTATCGCCTTCTTAGAAGATGTAGGCTCAGACTCTCAATTTGATGTTGATG GCTTTTGTGAAATGATGGAGGCCTACTTTCCTAAATTTGGAACAATTAATCAGAGCCTTGTGTGCCAGTGGATGTTTGATTTAGAAGAAAAGTTAAGAAAGAATGAAGGTGGTGCTGAAGTAAAAAGCTCTGGCCTGGAAATCATTCTGCCTGAGGTGGTTTCAAATAAACCTAAGCCCAG ATCTCATAGCAATTCTGAGAGTGTGGAAACACCCAAACGCGTCCATAAACTGTCTGAAATGAGTGATGGGGGGTCTACTGACAGCTCCTGTTGTGATTTTCCTGACGAAATGGATATTCTACAAGAAATGTTTCCTTCCGTGTGTGCCATAGAG GTGAAGCAGTGCTTGGCTATTGCTGCTGGCGACATAGAACGGGCCACCCAAATTTTGATTGACCGTCAGGAGAATGGGCAGTGCTTGAGCCAAAATACTACTCTGACCATGCAGGTCGCTAAGCAGACCATTGACGATGCTGAATTGAAGAACAGAATTATCGAGAGGTATTCTTATATTGATAAGGATACCTTGAATAAG TTAGAAAACAGCATTTCTCCAcctttcattttaaataggaaTATCGTCCTGTGGCACCCAAAGTGGAACCCAAGAAGTTGGTCCGTTACCGCGATAATAAAATCGTGA
- the P5CDh1 gene encoding delta-1-pyrroline-5-carboxylate dehydrogenase, mitochondrial, translated as MLSLCKQGFSQCIQRTAVRCLGSVVPEVKLEDFVAKNEPVLEYLKGSSERAELEKALKETASNIEDVPIVIGDKEIRTKDVRYQVMPHNHKKKIAKFYYADTKVVNQAIEVATETQKKWDRTPFSERLKIWDKAANLMAGKYRAKLNAATMLGQAKTVIQAEIDSAAELIDFFRLNAYFVKEATKYQPISENPKVTKNSMRYRGIDGFVAAVSPFNFTAIGGNLAYTPALMGNSVLWKPSDTALLSNWVTFKICLEAGIPPGVVNFVPADGPVFGDAITSSPVLAGINFTGSVPTFARLWKQVGQNIPIYKNFPRLIGECGGKNYHFIHPTADVESVVNGTIRSAFEFCGQKCSACSRMYVPESLWPKVKEGLLAKRSQLKIGDPTDYTSFTSAVIDDKAFKRISSYIEHAKSSPNLEIIGGGKYDDSTGYFIEPTIVQSKDPKDKIMKEEIFGPVLSIYVYPDSQVKQTLDLIGSTTEFALTGAVFAKDEAFLRSAIEDLKMTAGNFYINDKSTGSVVGQQPFGGARMSGTNDKAGGPHYALRWGNPQSVKETFVPLSEIEYPYMRQ; from the exons ATGTTATCATTGTGTAAACAAGGTTTCTCCCAATGTATTCAAAG AACTGCAGTACGATGTTTAGGCTCAGTAGTGCCAGAAGTAAAATTGGAAGATTTTGTTGCGAAAAATGAGCCAGTCTTAGAGTATCTTAAAGGCTCATCTGAACGCGCTGAGTTAGAAAAGGCACTCAAAGAAACGGCCAGCAACATTGAAGATGTTCCTATTGTTATTGGAGATAAGGAGATCAGGACAAAGGATGTTCGGTATCAG GTCATGCCCCACaaccacaaaaagaaaattgccaaattCTATTATGCCGACACGAAAGTTGTCAATCAAGCTATAGAAGTGGCCACGGAAACCCAAAAGAAATGGGACAGGACTCCGTTTTCTGAAAG GCTGAAAATATGGGACAAAGCCGCCAATTTGATGGCAGGAAAATATCGGGCCAAGCTCAACGCCGCCACAATGCTTGGTCAAGCCAAGACCGTTATTCAGGCAGAAATCGATTCAGCGGCCGAACTGATAGATTTCTTTAG ATTAAATGCTTATTTTGTCAAAGAAGCCACGAAGTATCAACCGATTTCCGAAAACCCGAAAGTTACGAAGAACTCTATGAGATATAGAGGTATCGACGGGTTTGTAGCCGCCGTTTCTCCCTTTAATTTTACAGCTATTGGTGGGAATTTGGCGTATACACCTGCATTAATG GGTAACTCCGTCTTATGGAAACCTAGCGATACTGCCTTGTTGTCGAATTGGGTAACGTTCAAAATCTGCCTAGAGGCCGGAATTCCCCCCGGAGTAGTCAACTTTGTTCCTGCGGACGGTCCAGTATTTGGTGACGCCATTACTTCCTCGCCCGTTTTGGCAGGAATTAACTTTACAGGAAGCGTACC GACGTTTGCACGTTTATGGAAACAAGTAGGCCAAAACATCCCAATTTACAAGAACTTTCCAAGGTTGATTGGGGAATGTGGGGGCAAGAACTATCACTTCATACATCCAACTGCTGATGTGGAGTCGGTGGTGAACGGCACCATTAGGAGTGCGTTTGAATTTTGCGGACAAAAGTGTAGTGCATGCAGTAGGATGTATGTTCCGGAATCTTTATGGCCTAAG GTGAAAGAAGGTTTATTAGCAAAACGCTCTCAATTGAAAATTGGCGATCCTACTGACTATACGAGTTTCACTTCGGCTGTAATAGACGACAAAGCCTTTAAGCGAATCTCGAGCTACATTGAACACGCTAAAAGTTctccaaatttggaaattattgGGGGAGGGAAATATGATGACAG CACCGGTTATTTCATCGAACCGACCATAGTCCAGTCCAAAGACCCTAAAGACAAAATCATGAAAGAGGAAATTTTCGGCCCCGTTTTATCAATATATGTTTATCCAGACAGCCAAGTCAAGCAGACTCTGGATTTAATAGGCAGCACAACGGAATTCGCCTTAACTGGAGCCGTATTCGCAAAAGACGA aGCATTCCTTCGCAGTGCgattgaagatttaaaaatgactGCCGGTAATTTCTATATTAACGATAAGTCTACTGGCAGTGTAGTTGGCCAACAGCCCTTTGGTGGTGCTAGAATGTCAG GCACCAACGATAAAGCCGGAGGCCCTCACTATGCCCTCAGATGGGGAAATCCGCAATCCGTGAAGGAAACCTTCGTACCTCTCTCCGAAATAGAATATCCTTACATGAGACAATAA
- the LOC136415188 gene encoding CUE domain-containing protein 2-A isoform X1 — translation MFGWVLFGLDLSGFELVLLSFSIDFQRNFLQFVNKKVQEKEIFVSGLFDSPLLVACAATNTPIRMSTKMIADQESTIKDSLFEFVRYHISDADLTLIDDIVLSYVIAFLEDVGSDSQFDVDGFCEMMEAYFPKFGTINQSLVCQWMFDLEEKLRKNEGGAEVKSSGLEIILPEVVSNKPKPRSHSNSESVETPKRVHKLSEMSDGGSTDSSCCDFPDEMDILQEMFPSVCAIEVKQCLAIAAGDIERATQILIDRQENGQCLSQNTTLTMQVAKQTIDDAELKNRIIERYSYIDKDTLNKEYRPVAPKVEPKKLVRYRDNKIVSLKGERYTEVKKGDDVEDISLKKNKKSQAHTP, via the exons ATGTTTGGTTGGGTTTTGTTTGGTTTAGATCTGAGTGGTTTTGAACTGGTTTTGCTCAGCTTCAGtattgattttcaaagaaattttctacaatttgtgaataaaaaagtacaggaaaaggaaattttcgtCTCAGGATTATTCGACAGTCCGCTTTTGGTTGCTTGTGCGGCTACGAA CACACCAATTAGAATGTCAACAAAGATGATTGCTGACCAAGAATCAACAATCAAAGACTCTCTGTTTGAGTTCGTCAGGTATCACATTTCTGATGCTGATCTCACACTTATCGACGACATTGTCCTGTCTTATGTTATCGCCTTCTTAGAAGATGTAGGCTCAGACTCTCAATTTGATGTTGATG GCTTTTGTGAAATGATGGAGGCCTACTTTCCTAAATTTGGAACAATTAATCAGAGCCTTGTGTGCCAGTGGATGTTTGATTTAGAAGAAAAGTTAAGAAAGAATGAAGGTGGTGCTGAAGTAAAAAGCTCTGGCCTGGAAATCATTCTGCCTGAGGTGGTTTCAAATAAACCTAAGCCCAG ATCTCATAGCAATTCTGAGAGTGTGGAAACACCCAAACGCGTCCATAAACTGTCTGAAATGAGTGATGGGGGGTCTACTGACAGCTCCTGTTGTGATTTTCCTGACGAAATGGATATTCTACAAGAAATGTTTCCTTCCGTGTGTGCCATAGAG GTGAAGCAGTGCTTGGCTATTGCTGCTGGCGACATAGAACGGGCCACCCAAATTTTGATTGACCGTCAGGAGAATGGGCAGTGCTTGAGCCAAAATACTACTCTGACCATGCAGGTCGCTAAGCAGACCATTGACGATGCTGAATTGAAGAACAGAATTATCGAGAGGTATTCTTATATTGATAAGGATACCTTGAATAAG gaaTATCGTCCTGTGGCACCCAAAGTGGAACCCAAGAAGTTGGTCCGTTACCGCGATAATAAAATCGTGAGCCTCAAAGGCGAGCGTTACACTGAGGTAAAGAAAGGTGACGACGTTGAGGACATCTCcctaaagaaaaacaaaaagagcCAAGCGCACACCCCGTAA
- the Lac gene encoding lachesin: protein MAVLKVVVVFALFGLMNYNANAQRSPTISYISQTQIKDIGGTVELSCSVQYTQDYSVIWMKLDHGNSLPISTGSTLILHDSRFSLRYDPTSSTYVLQIKDMQETDAGTYACQILISPTNKVSAEVEVQVRRPPFISDNSTRSVVVSEGEVVEMECYAGGYPPPKTSWRRENNAILPTGGSIYRGNKLKIKAIRKEDRGTYYCVAENGVGRGTKRNIAVEVEFPPVVTVPRPRLGQALQYDMDLECHVEAYPPPAITWEKDGNSLSNNQHFKISHFAVADEFTDTTLRVITIEKKQYGQYVCKAVNKLGTAEGKVELFESIIPVCPPACGSARYGDASTLSTSTAALLITFLIFLYRNLNAQR, encoded by the exons ATGGCGGTGTTGAAGGTAGTGGTTGTGTTTGCTCTTTTCGGTTTAATGAATTATAACG cAAATGCTCAGAGGTCACCAACAATATCATATATATCTCAGACTCAAATCAAGGACATTGGCGGTACCGTAGAACTGTCATGTTCTGTACAGTACACTCAGGACTATTCTGTGATATGGATGAAGTTAGACCATGGAAACAGCCTGCCTATATCTACTGGCAGTACTCTTATTTTACATGACTCTAGGTTTTCACTGCGTTATGATCCA ACAAGCTCAACATATGTGCTCCAAATCAAAGACATGCAAGAGACTGATGCTGGTACTTACGCCTGTCAGATCCTCATATCCCCCACCAATAAAGTGAGTGCTGAAGTTGAGGTCCAAGTTCGCCGACCTCCTTTCATTTCCGACAATTCTACTCGTTCTGTCGTTGTTTCTGAAGGCGAAG TCGTTGAAATGGAGTGTTACGCTGGAGGATACCCACCGCCAAAAACTTCGTGGAGACGTGAAAACAATGCTATCCTCCCTACAGGAGGTTCCATATACCGGGGCaataagttgaaaattaaGGCCATAAGGAAGGAGGATAGAGGCACCTACTATTGCGTGGCTGAAAATGGAGTTGGACGTGGTACTAAGCGAAATATAGCGGTGGAAGTTGAGTTTCCTCCAGTGGTGACTGTTCCGAGGCCACGATTAGGACAAGCCCTTCAATACGATATGGATCTTGAGTGTCATGTGGAGGCCTATCCGCCGCCTGCAATAACTTGGGAGAAAGATGGCAATTCTCTGTCGAATAATcagcatttcaaaatttcacattttgcTGTTGCTGATGAATTTACAGATACCACACTGCGT GTAATCACAATAGAGAAGAAGCAATATGGCCAATATGTGTGTAAGGCAGTAAACAAGTTAGGCACTGCAGAAGGAAAAGTGGAACTATTTG AATCCATAATTCCTGTGTGTCCACCTGCCTGTGGATCTGCTCGATACGGAGACGCATCCACTTTGTCTACGAGTACTGCCGCGCTGCTTATTACTTTCTTGATTTTCCTATATAG AAATCTTAACGCCCAACGTTAA
- the LOC136415149 gene encoding hexuronate transporter, with translation MILELRKKLAFIYPTYVLAILSIGYVLGELGHYLIGVTSKAIATDLHYGDIACQLNNSKLYLNELPVICSAANDSASCASLHLDGQRYCEWTYNGLGLDYQILAGPSFIAVFTIGGVIMGFLADKYNRVKMLGFSTMVFAIAIILSGGVSEYWHLVILRMIMAAGESACNPLSTGILSDIFPEEKRALVMSIFNWGIYGGYGIAFPVGRYIPKLNAWDLGWRVCYYGAGIIAVIFALLTLFTLKEPERQSIGEDAAAQGNSDARKITIWTVMKEPRIIMLCLAASIRHCGGMCFAYNCDLYFQAYFPDYDLGWWLFAVTIGIGSIGVVVGGVVSDKFVGKMGVRSRVVILAISQIVATPFAFGSVYFEPVGAMVTLGISYFFAEMWFGILFAILVEIVPLHVRSTTVGIFLFVMNNIGGNLPIAVEPVSKSLGYRESLFIFYVAFYLISSIMFLLTVFLMPGNTQPPGSVGNTKELAGVDNRTFTYEEGHLPTITSLVKNTKRTETESSRL, from the exons ATGATTCTGGAATTACGCAAGAAACTAGCTTTCATCTACCCCACCTACGTACTGGCTATATTGTCTATTGGATATGTGCTGGGCGAATTAGGACATTACTTGATTGGAGTTACCAGTAAAGCTATAGCTACAGATTTACACTATG GTGATATAGCATGCCAACTGAATAACAGTAAACTTTACCTCAATGAATTACCAGTGATCTGCTCCGCAGCTAATGATTCAGCTAGTTGCGCATCGTTGCATCTAGATGGACAGCGATATTGCGAATGGACCTACAATGGATTGGGTCTGGATTATCAAATCCTAGCAGGGCCTAGCTTCATTGCGGTGTTCACTATAGGCGGGGTTATTATGGGCTTCTTAGCTGACAAATATAACAG agTAAAAATGTTAGGCTTCAGCACCATGGTATTCGCAATTGCTATTATTCTTAGTGGAGGTGTGTCTGAATATTGGCATTTGGTCATTCTAAGAATGATTATGGCTGCTGGAGAATCTGCATGCAACCCTCTAAGCACCGGGATACTTTCGGATATATTTCCAGAAGAGAAAAGAGCGTTGGTGATGTCCATATTCAACTGGGGAATATACGGGGGTTATG gaATCGCTTTCCCTGTGGGCAGGTACATCCCCAAACTGAATGCATGGGATTTAGGCTGGAGAGTGTGTTACTATGGGGCTGGAATCATTGCAGTAATATTTGCTCTTCTTACTTTATTTACCTTAAAAGAACCCGAGAGACAGTCTATTGGTGAAGACGCCGCAGCTCAAGGAAATTCCGACGCTaggaaaattacaatttg GACCGTTATGAAAGAACCCCGCATCATCATGCTATGCCTAGCTGCATCCATCAGACACTGTGGAGGGATGTGTTTTGCCTACAACTGTGATTTATATTTCCAAGCATATTTCCCCGACTATGATTtag GCTGGTGGTTGTTTGCAGTTACTATAGGCATAGGCAGTATTGGGGTGGTAGTTGGAGGCGTAGTCTCAGACAAATTTGTAGGCAAAATGGGGGTAAGATCCCGTGTAGTCATTTTAGCTATCAGTCAAATCGTCGCCACCCCATTTGCTTTTGGCAGCGTGTATTTCGAGCCTGTTGGTGCCATGGTCACCTTAGGAatctcttatttttttg CTGAAATGTGGTTTGGTATTCTTTTCGCCATCCTGGTGGAGATTGTTCCTTTACACGTGAGGTCCACCACAGTAGGAATATTTCTCTTTGTGATGAATAATATTGGGGGGAACCTCCCCATAGCTGTAGAACCAGTATCCAAATCCTTAGGATATAGGGAGagcttatttattttttatgtggCATTTTATCTcataa GTTCTATAATGTTCCTGCTCACAGTATTCCTTATGCCCGGGAATACTCAGCCACCAGGTTCAGTTGGAAATACTAAGGAATTGGCTGGGGTTGATAATAGGACATTTACATATGAAGAAGGTCATTTGCCCACTATAACTTCCCTTGTAAAGAATACCAAAAGGACTGAGACTGAAAGCAGTAGATTGTAA
- the LOC136415278 gene encoding protein LSM12 homolog B-like, producing MAAVSDIFTVGSIVWCRTCYNAEIEGEVMAFDPQNKTLVLKCAATNGNPKLNDVQFINLSLVSELQVKKEGNCFYDAPQSLNLHRLNTRVRNQVEEKRRMFQAIAANVSPEGQTLFIALSKTIQEVRWRNSDIIIWNQEVVISPPYGLANVKGNTNSTELRYILKLVEKHLQDLSLSPQSSAVPQSTQPS from the exons ATGGCTGCCGTTTCTGATATTTTTACTGTGGGTAGTATTGTTTGGTGCAGAACTTGCTACAATGCAGAAATTGAGGGAGAAGTTATGGCCTTCGATCCACAGAACAAGACTCTGGTGTTGA AATGTGCTGCCACCAATGGCAATCCAAAATTAAATGATGTACAGTTCATCAATCTGTCACTGGTTAGTGAACTGCAGGTGAAGAAAGAGGGAAATTGCTTTTATGATGCACCTCAAAGTCTCAATCTACACAGA TTGAACACACGAGTTAGGAACCAAGTGGAGGAAAAAAGAAGAATGTTTCAAGCAATAGCAGCTAATGTTTCTCCTGAAGGACAGACTCTTTTCATAGCCCTTTCCAAAACTATTCAAGAGGTCAGGTGGAGAAACTCTGACATTATTATATGGAACCAAGAG GTTGTTATAAGTCCCCCTTATGGATTGGCAAATGTTAAAGGCAACACGAACAGTACTGAGCTAAGATACATATTAAAACTA gtAGAAAAACATCTGCAAGACCTATCTCTAAGTCCCCAAAGTAGTGCAGTGCCACAGAGCACTCAACCCTCTTAA